A single region of the Sciurus carolinensis chromosome 16, mSciCar1.2, whole genome shotgun sequence genome encodes:
- the LOC124967247 gene encoding 60S ribosomal protein L17-like, translating into MVRYSLDPENPTKSCKSRGSNLRVHFKNTCETAQAIKGMHIRKATKYLKDVTLKKQCVPFRRYNGGVGRCAQAKQWGWTQGQWGWTQGRWPKRSAEFLLHMLKNAESNAELKGLDVDSLVIEHIQVNKAPKMRRLTYRAHGGINPYMSSPCHTEMILTEKEQIVPKPEEEVAQKKKISQKKLKKQKLMARE; encoded by the coding sequence ATGGTCCGATACTCTCTTGACCCAGAAAACCCCACAAAGTCATGCAAATCAAGAGGTTCAAATCTTCGCGTTCACTTTAAGAACACCTGTGAAACTGCGCAGGCCATCAAGGGTATGCATATCCGAAAAGCTACCAAGTACCTGAAGGATGTCACTTTAAAGAAGCAATGTGTGCCATTCCGGCGTTACAATGGTGGAGTTGGTAGGTGTGCCCAGGCCAAACAGTGGGGCTGGACACAGGGACAGTGGGGCTGGACACAGGGACGGTGGCCCAAAAGGAGTGCTGAATTTTTGCTGCATATGCTTAAAAATGCAGAGAGTAATGCTGAACTTAAGGGTTTAGACGTAGATTCTCTGGTCATTGAACATATCCAGGTGAACAAAGCACCCAAGATGCGCCGCCTTACTTACAGAGCTCATGGTGGGATTAACCCATACATGAGTTCCCCCTGCCACACTGAGATGATCCTCACTGAAAAGGAACAGATTGTTCCTAAACCAGAAGAGGAGGttgcacagaagaaaaaaatatcccagaagaaactaaagaaacaaaaacttatggCACGGGAATAA